In Ascaphus truei isolate aAscTru1 chromosome 5, aAscTru1.hap1, whole genome shotgun sequence, one genomic interval encodes:
- the TLX3 gene encoding T-cell leukemia homeobox protein 3, translating into MDQPTNTQTQHQHEPISFGIDQILNSSDQENSSQSAPRGSESTNYLGSPVNRSSAPYHSLPASFHGIGAAFEDCGSYSVNLSLAPAGVIRVPAHRPIPGAVPPSISSAIPAMPAVHGLGSLNFPWMESSRRFVKERFTAAAALTPFTVTRRIGHPYQNRTPPKRKKPRTSFSRVQICELEKRFHRQKYLASAERAALAKSLKMTDAQVKTWFQNRRTKWRRQTAEEREAERQQANRLMLQLQHDAFQKSLSDSIQPDPLCLHNSSLYALQNLQPWEEDTSKVPPVTSLV; encoded by the exons ATGGATCAGccaacaaacacacagacacaacatcaACATGAACCCATCAGCTTTGGGATTGATCAGATTTTAAATAGTTCTGATCAGGAAAACTcgtcccagtctgctcccaggGGGTCAGAAAGCACAAATTACCTGGGAAGTCCAGTAAACCGATCAAGTGCCCCTTACCATTCCCTTCCAGCTTCCTTTCATGGCATCGGAGCAGCGTTTGAAGACTGTGGATCTTACAGTGTGAATCTGAGTTTGGCTCCAGCTGGAGTGATCAGGGTGCCAGCTCACAGACCTATCCCTGGTGCAGTCCCACCTTCCATCTCCAGTGCAATCCCAGCCATGCCAGCTGTGCACGGCCTTGGCAGCCTCAACTTCCCTTGGATGGAAAGTAGCAGAAGGTTTGTTAAAGAAAGATTTACAg CTGCAGCTGCTCTCACCCCTTTCACAGTGACCCGCAGGATTGGACACCCCTATCAGAACCGCACACCCCCCAAGCGCAAGAAGCCCCGCACATCCTTCTCCAGGGTCCAGATCTGTGAGCTTGAAAAGCGCTTCCATCGCCAGAAATACTTGGCCTCTGCAGAAAGAGCTGCCCTAGCCAAATCTCTCAAGATGACCGATGCCCAAGTTAAGACGTGGTTCCAAAACCGCAGGACAAAGTGGAG GAGACAGACAGCAGAAGAacgagaagcagagaggcagcagGCCAACAGACTAATGCTCCAACTGCAGCATGATGCCTTTCAGAAATCACTAAGTGATTCAATCCAACCAGATCCTTTGTGTTTGCACAACTCTTCTCTATATGCACTTCAAAATTTACAGCCTTGGGAGGAAGACACCTCCAAGGTACCACCTGTAACCTCTTTAGTGTGA